From one Variovorax sp. PBL-H6 genomic stretch:
- a CDS encoding DNA polymerase III subunit chi, with amino-acid sequence MTEIDFHFNTQDKVNYACRLLRKAVGARGARVVVVADLPMLEAVDLALWTFAPAEFIAHCRSDGEPHTLARSPVVLAESGDAPLPHRQVLVNLGHAVPGGFERFDRLIDIVSADDVDRLAGRTRWRHYADRGYAIQRHDFAGSAA; translated from the coding sequence ATGACCGAGATCGACTTCCACTTCAACACGCAGGACAAGGTGAACTACGCCTGCCGGTTGCTACGCAAGGCCGTGGGTGCGCGTGGCGCGCGCGTGGTGGTGGTCGCCGATCTGCCGATGCTGGAAGCGGTCGATCTCGCGCTCTGGACCTTCGCACCGGCGGAGTTCATCGCCCACTGCCGCAGCGATGGCGAGCCTCACACGCTCGCACGCTCGCCGGTGGTGCTGGCCGAGAGCGGTGATGCGCCGCTGCCGCACCGCCAGGTGCTCGTGAACCTGGGTCACGCAGTGCCAGGCGGCTTCGAACGCTTCGATCGGCTGATCGACATCGTGAGCGCCGACGACGTCGACCGGCTGGCCGGCCGCACGCGCTGGCGGCACTACGCAGACCGCGGCTATGCAATCCAGCGCCACGACTTCGCGGGGAGTGCAGCGTGA